A window from Neodiprion fabricii isolate iyNeoFabr1 chromosome 2, iyNeoFabr1.1, whole genome shotgun sequence encodes these proteins:
- the LOC124175202 gene encoding actin-related protein 3 isoform X2 produces MKPLTLPDMQSRHGLVEDWDLMERFLEQCIFKYLRAEPEDHYFLLTEPPLNTPENREYTAEIMFESFNVPGLYIAVQAVLALAASWTSRNVEDRILTGIVVDSGDGVTHVIPVAEGYVIGSCIKHIPIAGRNITYFIQSLLREREIGIPPEQSLETAKAIKEKFCYICPDIAKEFAKYDSDPTKWLKRFEGINSVTKQAFGVDVGYERFLGPEIFFHPEFSNPDFTTPLSEIVDNVIQNCPIDVRRPLYHNIVLSGGSTMFRDFGRRLQRDIKRTVDARLKLSEALSGGHLKPKPIDVQVISHHMQRCAVWFGGSMLASTPEFYQVCHTKAAYQEYGPGICRHNPVFGAMT; encoded by the exons GCATGGCTTGGTTGAAGACTGGGACCTGATGGAGAGATTCCTCGAGCAATGCATCTTTAAATATCTTAGAGCTGAGCCTGAAGACCACTACTTCCTCCTCACCGAGCCACCCCTTAACACACCAGAGAATAGGGAATACACCGCTGAGATTATGTTTGAATCGTTCAATGTACCTGGACTCTACATAGCCGTACAAGCTGTTCTTGCCCTTGCCGCGTCCTGGACATCAAGGAATGTCGAGGACAGGATACTAACGGGGATTGTTGTGGACAGTGGTGATGGGGTTACACATGTTATTCCTGTG gcCGAAGGATACGTGATTGGTAGCTGCATCAAGCACATTCCGATAGCAGGTCGCAACATTACCTACTTTATCCAAAGCCTTTTGAGGGAGCGTGAGATTGGCATACCGCCAGAACAGTCGCTGGAAACAGCAAAAGCGataaaggaaaaattttgctaCATTTGTCCTGACATTGCCAAAGAATTTGCTAAGTATGACAGTGATCCCACTAAGTGGCTTAAACGATTCGAAGGAATTAACAGCGTCACGAAACAGGCTTTTGGTGTCGATGTTGGATATGAAAGATTTCTAGGTCCTGAAATATTCTTTCATCCTGAG TTCTCCAATCCAGACTTCACGACACCTTTGAGCGAAATAGTGGATAATGTGATTCAGAACTGTCCCATTGATGTGAGGAGGCCATTGTATCATAATATCGTACTCTCCGGAGGTTCAACGATGTTCAGAGATTTTGGTAGACGTTTGCAACGTGACATAAAGAGAACTGTCGATGCCAGACTAAAGCTCAGTGAAGCTCTTAGCGGTGGTCATCTCAAG CCAAAGCCAATTGACGTCCAAGTGATATCGCATCACATGCAGCGTTGTGCCGTCTGGTTTGGAGGATCCATGTTAGCAAGTACTCCTGAATTCTATCAGGTTTGTCATACAAAAGCTGCTTACCAAGAGTACGGTCCTGGAATATGCCGTCATAATCCAGTATTTGGTGCTATGACATAA
- the LOC124175201 gene encoding transcription factor 25 isoform X1, with protein MSTRYMKKVYGGDEGLDKDCDPSDVENPVTGGVRRKQFNVFDLLNQNSESEAKEDDDRETSTAAGVLSEDAKRKKKKKKRKKTDNSKVHRTARRSSEDNEEVDDEIERTVREINELLGEPLPNSSGGDLQDSSSGLQRSKENVLTIQHKNLNPYNELKRIFGSKTIQAEQSKRRGRGRSGHLKKTWLVSPRENWPPIGKSGLSMSLDPSPENTKGVQYFIYDHNSSYRQTQMKFLQAVESLNPDNIVAIINAHPYHVDALLQLAELCKLSEDLAMAAELTERALYCLECAFHPLFNVTTANCRLDYKKQQNRALYITLFKHLIFVGGRACYRTSLEFCKMLLSLDPENDPLAIVLAIDFYALRAREYRWFIEFCEAWEDRRNLSQLPNIAYSSALASFHLGTGDLADELLQNALTMFPSLLVPLLDKCGVQTDSRVMGHDFFNSHAKSTSPPALEKVVALYVARSYHLWKEADILPWLERNVNQVLDRFDAGHDFFNFCTEKRTKRYQGKLPKNILRHIILSDIKEITVDIQEVCPETLNIQNQGPVLSHDPLPPADSIDLYTRLQVNPRSNSNNSNLFSLFFTSLFTDIEEDVVAAAANGYNLFENAIDNAGNVEVARDAVRADLRRAVTNLLHEVGNLLLHRAPDGVNDADAEEDTDNDQEGD; from the exons ATGTCAACGAGGTACATGAAGAAGGTTTATGGGGGCGACGAGGGCCTCGATAAAGATTGCGATCCAAGCGACGTCGAGAATCCGGTTACCGGAGGTGTTAGGCGGAAGCAGTTCAACGTCTTTGACTTG CTGAATCAGAACTCTGAAAGCGAGGCGAAGGAGGACGACGACAGGGAGACGTCGACCGCCGCTGGAGTTCTGTCCGAAGATGCCAAAcgcaagaagaagaaaaagaaacggaagaaGACCGACAATTCAAAGGTTCATCGTACAGCCAGGCGGAGTTCGGAGGACAATGAAGAGGTCGATGATGAGATCGAGCGGACTGTGAGGGAGATCAACGAACTCCTCGGTGAACCTCTACCCAATTCTAGCGGTGGCGATCTACAGGATTCAAGTTCAGGCTTGCAGAGGAGCAAAGAAAATGTTCTCACCATTCAgcacaaaaatttgaaccccTACAATGAACTCAAGAGGATATTTGGCAGCAAAACTATTCAGGCTGAACAAAG TAAGAGACGAGGTCGAGGACGCTCTGGCCACCTCAAGAAAACATGGCTGGTATCTCCACGAGAAAATTGGCCACCGATCGGTAAATCTGGTCTCTCAATGTCGTTGGATCCATCGCCAGAGAATACGAAAGGAGTTCAGTATTTTATCTACGATCACAACTCGTCTTACAGACAAACCCAAATGAAGTTTTTGCAAGCAGTTGAGAGCCTAAACCCTGATAACATTGTC GCAATTATAAACGCCCATCCATATCACGTTGATGCTTTACTACAACTGGCAGAACTCTGCAAGCTCAGCGAAGATCTGGCTATGGCTGCTGAACTAACGGAGAGGGCCTTGTATTGCTTAGAATGCGCTTTTCATCCCCTGTTCAATGTCACCACTGCTAACTGCAGGCTGGATTAtaaaaaacagcaaaatcgTGCCTTGTACATAACGTTGTTCAAACATTTGATTTTTGTTGGTGGCCGAGCCTGCTACAG GACGAGTTTGGAGTTTTGTAAAATGTTGCTGTCCCTTGACCCTGAAAATGATCCATTGGCGATAGTCCTGGCGATAGACTTTTACGCATTGAGGGCACGAGAGTACAGATGGTTCATAGAATTCTGTGAGGCGTGGGAAGACAGACGAAATCTTAGCCAACTTCCCAATATTGCGTACAGTTCAGCATTGGCCAGTTTTCATCTTGGAACTGGTGACCTGGCTGATGAGCTTCTTCAAAATGCTTTGACCATGTTTCCAAGTTTGCTTGTACCATTGTTGGACAAATGTGGAGTGCAGACAGATTCGAGG GTAATGGGTCACGATTTCTTCAACAGTCACGCCAAGTCCACGAGTCCTCCTGCATTGGAGAAAGTTGTAGCTCTCTATGTGGCGCGCAGCTATCATCTGTGGAAAGAGGCTGACATTCTACCTTGGCTTGAACGCAATGTGAATCAGGTTTTAGACCGGTTTGACGCCGGccatgattttttcaacttctgcACAGAAAAACGCACAAAGCGGTATCAAGGGAAATTACCGAAAAATATCTTGAGACATATCATTCTCTCAGACATCAAAGAAATAACCGTCGATATACAGGAGGTCTGTCCTGAAACGCTAAAC ATACAAAATCAAGGACCAGTCTTATCACACGACCCCCTACCACCAGCAGATTCAATCGACTTGTACACGCGACTCCAAGTTAATCCCAGAAGCAACTCCAACAACTCCAACCTATTTTCGCTCTTCTTTACCTCCCTTTTTACGGACATTGAGGAAGACGTTGTCGCCGCGGCTGCAAACGGCTATAACTTGTT CGAAAACGCAATCGACAACGCGGGAAACGTCGAGGTAGCCCGAGATGCAGTCAGAGCTGATCTTAGGAGGGCTGTAACTAATTTGCTACACGAAGTCGGCAATTTATTACTACACAGGGCACCAGACGGTGTTAACGACGCCGATGCCGAGGAGGACACGGATAATGACCAGGAAGGGGACTAG
- the LOC124175201 gene encoding transcription factor 25 isoform X2: MSTRYMKKVYGGDEGLDKDCDPSDVENPVTGGVRRKQFNVFDLLNQNSESEAKEDDDRETSTAAGVLSEDAKRKKKKKKRKKTDNSKVHRTARRSSEDNEEVDDEIERTVREINELLGEPLPNSSGGDLQDSSSGLQRSKENVLTIQHKNLNPYNELKRIFGSKTIQAEQSKRRGRGRSGHLKKTWLVSPRENWPPIGKSGLSMSLDPSPENTKGVQYFIYDHNSSYRQTQMKFLQAVESLNPDNIVAIINAHPYHVDALLQLAELCKLSEDLAMAAELTERALYCLECAFHPLFNVTTANCRLDYKKQQNRALYITLFKHLIFVGGRACYRTSLEFCKMLLSLDPENDPLAIVLAIDFYALRAREYRWFIEFCEAWEDRRNLSQLPNIAYSSALASFHLGTGDLADELLQNALTMFPSLLVPLLDKCGVQTDSRVMGHDFFNSHAKSTSPPALEKVVALYVARSYHLWKEADILPWLERNVNQVLDRFDAGHDFFNFCTEKRTKRYQGKLPKNILRHIILSDIKEITVDIQEIQNQGPVLSHDPLPPADSIDLYTRLQVNPRSNSNNSNLFSLFFTSLFTDIEEDVVAAAANGYNLFENAIDNAGNVEVARDAVRADLRRAVTNLLHEVGNLLLHRAPDGVNDADAEEDTDNDQEGD, from the exons ATGTCAACGAGGTACATGAAGAAGGTTTATGGGGGCGACGAGGGCCTCGATAAAGATTGCGATCCAAGCGACGTCGAGAATCCGGTTACCGGAGGTGTTAGGCGGAAGCAGTTCAACGTCTTTGACTTG CTGAATCAGAACTCTGAAAGCGAGGCGAAGGAGGACGACGACAGGGAGACGTCGACCGCCGCTGGAGTTCTGTCCGAAGATGCCAAAcgcaagaagaagaaaaagaaacggaagaaGACCGACAATTCAAAGGTTCATCGTACAGCCAGGCGGAGTTCGGAGGACAATGAAGAGGTCGATGATGAGATCGAGCGGACTGTGAGGGAGATCAACGAACTCCTCGGTGAACCTCTACCCAATTCTAGCGGTGGCGATCTACAGGATTCAAGTTCAGGCTTGCAGAGGAGCAAAGAAAATGTTCTCACCATTCAgcacaaaaatttgaaccccTACAATGAACTCAAGAGGATATTTGGCAGCAAAACTATTCAGGCTGAACAAAG TAAGAGACGAGGTCGAGGACGCTCTGGCCACCTCAAGAAAACATGGCTGGTATCTCCACGAGAAAATTGGCCACCGATCGGTAAATCTGGTCTCTCAATGTCGTTGGATCCATCGCCAGAGAATACGAAAGGAGTTCAGTATTTTATCTACGATCACAACTCGTCTTACAGACAAACCCAAATGAAGTTTTTGCAAGCAGTTGAGAGCCTAAACCCTGATAACATTGTC GCAATTATAAACGCCCATCCATATCACGTTGATGCTTTACTACAACTGGCAGAACTCTGCAAGCTCAGCGAAGATCTGGCTATGGCTGCTGAACTAACGGAGAGGGCCTTGTATTGCTTAGAATGCGCTTTTCATCCCCTGTTCAATGTCACCACTGCTAACTGCAGGCTGGATTAtaaaaaacagcaaaatcgTGCCTTGTACATAACGTTGTTCAAACATTTGATTTTTGTTGGTGGCCGAGCCTGCTACAG GACGAGTTTGGAGTTTTGTAAAATGTTGCTGTCCCTTGACCCTGAAAATGATCCATTGGCGATAGTCCTGGCGATAGACTTTTACGCATTGAGGGCACGAGAGTACAGATGGTTCATAGAATTCTGTGAGGCGTGGGAAGACAGACGAAATCTTAGCCAACTTCCCAATATTGCGTACAGTTCAGCATTGGCCAGTTTTCATCTTGGAACTGGTGACCTGGCTGATGAGCTTCTTCAAAATGCTTTGACCATGTTTCCAAGTTTGCTTGTACCATTGTTGGACAAATGTGGAGTGCAGACAGATTCGAGG GTAATGGGTCACGATTTCTTCAACAGTCACGCCAAGTCCACGAGTCCTCCTGCATTGGAGAAAGTTGTAGCTCTCTATGTGGCGCGCAGCTATCATCTGTGGAAAGAGGCTGACATTCTACCTTGGCTTGAACGCAATGTGAATCAGGTTTTAGACCGGTTTGACGCCGGccatgattttttcaacttctgcACAGAAAAACGCACAAAGCGGTATCAAGGGAAATTACCGAAAAATATCTTGAGACATATCATTCTCTCAGACATCAAAGAAATAACCGTCGATATACAGGAG ATACAAAATCAAGGACCAGTCTTATCACACGACCCCCTACCACCAGCAGATTCAATCGACTTGTACACGCGACTCCAAGTTAATCCCAGAAGCAACTCCAACAACTCCAACCTATTTTCGCTCTTCTTTACCTCCCTTTTTACGGACATTGAGGAAGACGTTGTCGCCGCGGCTGCAAACGGCTATAACTTGTT CGAAAACGCAATCGACAACGCGGGAAACGTCGAGGTAGCCCGAGATGCAGTCAGAGCTGATCTTAGGAGGGCTGTAACTAATTTGCTACACGAAGTCGGCAATTTATTACTACACAGGGCACCAGACGGTGTTAACGACGCCGATGCCGAGGAGGACACGGATAATGACCAGGAAGGGGACTAG